In Oryza sativa Japonica Group chromosome 2, ASM3414082v1, the following are encoded in one genomic region:
- the LOC4328898 gene encoding probable inactive dual specificity protein phosphatase-like At4g18593 produces the protein METIQALELGVEQKKSEPEVDEMPGSMEDQKPAEISQDKVAETDIKPAVQTELETSPVANPNPAETNQYTDGVTYGDLETTDPGTTYRCKRCRTLVATEGYVVTHKVGRGEKCFATRKKYHVDEKEPECTCLFVEPLKWMQPVVEGYISGKIACRKCNSRLGQFHWAGMQCSCGAWVNPAFQLVKSKIDQCEM, from the exons ATGGAAACCATCCAGGCGCTAGAATTGGGAGTTGAACAGAAAAAGTCAGAACCAGAGGTTGATGAGATGCCAGGATCCATGGAGGATCAAAAGCCTGCGGAAATAAGCCAGGACAAAGTCGCGGAAACTGATATTAAACCAGCAGTACAAACTGAGCTGGAGACAAGTCCAGTGGCTAATCCAAACCCTGCAGAAACAAACCAGTACACAGATGGGGTAACTTATGGTGACCTAGAAACCACTGATCCAGGCACTACTTACCGCTGCAAAAGATGTCGCACACTCGTCGCTACTGAAGGCTATGTTGTTACCCACAAAGTTGGTCGTGGTGAGAAGTGCTTCGCGACGCGCAAAAAGTATCATGTGGATGAGAAGGAACCCGAATGTACCTGCCTCTTTGTGGAGCCCTTGAAGTGGATGCAACCTG TGGTGGAAGGATATATTTCAGGGAAGATCGCGTGCAGGAAATGCAACAGCCGATTGGGACAATTCCACTGGGCAGGAATGCAGTGCAGCTGCGGAGCCTGGGTGAATCCAGCTTTCCAGCTGGTCAAGAGCAAGATTGATCAGTGTGAGATGTGA
- the LOC4328899 gene encoding uncharacterized protein: protein MERGCNGNGGGGGGVKVTFIETQFVTSDAAGFKSLVQRLTGNDAAVPAAPPQRPRPCRADGWRGAGGASATVVKREAVPPPVAPWVDEMMMLYETCDLAEMLRVDVVGASGGGRCHGGGGYGGFPC from the coding sequence ATGGAGAGGGGTTGcaacggcaatggcggcggcggcggcggcgtgaaggTGACCTTCATCGAGACGCAGTTCGTCACCTCCGACGCCGCGGGCTTCAAGTCGCTCGTGCAGCGCCTCACCGGCAACGACGCAGccgtgccggcggcgccgccacagAGGCCGCGGCCGTGCCGTGCAGACGGGTggaggggagccggcggcgcgagcgcgacGGTGGTGAAGCGGgaagccgtgccgccgccggtggcgccgtGGGTGGATGAGATGATGATGCTGTACGAGACGTGCGACCTCGCCGAGATGTTGCgcgtcgacgtcgtcggcgcgagcggcggaggacggtgccacggcggcggcggatacgGTGGTTTTCCATGCTGA